A window of Clupea harengus chromosome 24, Ch_v2.0.2, whole genome shotgun sequence genomic DNA:
ATCTTCAACTGAAATGATTGCAAATGTAGCATGTTTCAAGCATAAATGACCCAATAGGCCTACCACTGCTATTGTCGGAACATATGCATTCAAATGATTATTTtggggtggctcttaaaagagccgttTCGTTTAACTTGACAACATTGACAGGGCATGGCGCGCAACATTTATCTCTTCTTAGGAGCGGCCCTTTTAGGTTTAGCAGCTTTAGGCGTTGCCGCCTTGGGTTTAGCTGCCTTGACTTTCTTGGGGCTCTTCGCTACCTTTTTAGGTGTGACGGGCTTTTTGGCCTTCTTGGGACTCTTTGTTGCCTTTTTAGGGGTGGTGGGTTTCTTCGCCTTCTTCGGAGACTTCTTTGCGGCCACCGGCTTCTTAGCCACTGCTTTCTTGGCTGCTGCGGGCTTCTTTGCTGCAGCAGGTTTCTTCGCTGCTGGCTTCTTGGCTTTAGGTGCTACCTTCTTAACgggcttcttcttctcctctgacTGTTTCTTGTTCAGCTTGAAGGAGCCGGAGGCGCCAGTTCCTTTAGTCTGAACCAGCGTTTCCTTAGTAACAAGACTCTTGATGGCCACCTTCACACGAGCGTTG
This region includes:
- the LOC105888657 gene encoding histone H1-like, coding for MAEAAPAPAAVPAKAPKKKAPRPKKTGPSVGELIVKAITASKEKKGVSLAALKKALAAGGYDVEKNNARVKVAIKSLVTKETLVQTKGTGASGSFKLNKKQSEEKKKPVKKVAPKAKKPAAKKPAAAKKPAAAKKAVAKKPVAAKKSPKKAKKPTTPKKATKSPKKAKKPVTPKKVAKSPKKVKAAKPKAATPKAAKPKRAAPKKR